From the genome of Salvia splendens isolate huo1 chromosome 7, SspV2, whole genome shotgun sequence:
AGCATCAAAAGTAGTTCTAGCTAAATCAATGATCAATTAGGAGAAATTAATGCCAGTTATTCATTGATCTTATAAAAAATTAACTATCTTTGTAGGTTCATTACAGTGGGGATTGTTACGATCACaaactctgtggtctctgggtCTCGGAAAAGATCTCGCACTCTTCCCATGCTTAACCTTAGCTGCTCTAACTTGTCATTCTGCACGaatttagaaaaaataataaagctGTAGTTATACTTTCTGAATAGTAAAGTGTTAAATACTCGAAGGCCTATTTTAAAAAGAGagtaagaaaacaaaaaaaacacagaTTTGCTAACATCATCTTGCTGTGGTTCTCCTTTTCCGAATGCAGATTTAAGGGCTGCTGTTGCTGAAGCTATCTTCTTCTTGATCTGAATCCAGTAggataatttttatattaattctatACTTCCTCGCAAAATCGCTAACTTATGCGTGGGAAAGGGAGGGTAAAGAAGTCGAGCATAGGAAAACCGTAAGTGCAAAACACAAAAATGCACTCACCTTCATCATCTTGCCTATAGATGCATCAAGGAAATCTGGCAACGACAATAGTCGAAGTGTGTGACCCTACAAAAACCATATTAGCAGTGCCCTGCAACTGTCGGCCAAGAAACAAAGACTAATCCCTTACCGTGGGAGCCGTATCAAACACAATGCGCCTGAATTCACTATACTCTGGTGAGTCCAAAAATTTCATGACCTGTAAGATAATACAAGTAATAAATTAGCATTAATTCAGAAACTGgttaacaaaaataatttaattacgtgCCTTCGAAATTGCAACAATTTCATCTAGACCAGGAGGAGAAGTTTCCAACAGCTCGTCAAGTTTGAGGTCTCCCATCTGCTCATGAAAGAAGCAAGTACCACACATGGATAGATCATAAATGTACATCATATATCTAGTTCAACTAAAACCTAAAATGCTAACTATAGATATTTGAGAGTCAACTAAACATATTATAGAACAAGCACAAATAAGCCTAAGTGTAAGATATTACTCATTACATAGCTCGGTCGAACTCAAAGAAACTGTCAAGACCCAATttgaaaattacaaaaaagtaTCTGATACGAAGTACACCATGATCATCCTAAATCAGTGGCGGCTTTAGCCCGCACAAGTGAAACTAAAGCCTAATTTGCTACAGAAGTGCAACGATTGCATCAGTTTCATCTTTGAATGTCTTATTTTCTCATAAATCCACAAATGATCGGTCTGCAACAACATATGCCATAATTCAAAGCAATCAATGAATCTATTAACCATGGGAAGTCAAATATACCAGCAATTCACAGAAGGTCAAGGAACCAAACAAATCTCTGGAATTAAAGGCAAACTAACAAGTAATGAAAGTTCTCACCATGCCAGCAAACCCCCCGAGGCCCATACTGTCCATGACGTTTCTAACTGCACCTTCATCATGTTGCCCTTTGGAACTCAACTCTTCCCTTGCCTTCTCAGGGTTTAACTTTCATAGGACAAATACAACATTACAGTACATGATAAGCTAGATGCTTAAACAAAGAGAGATATTTTCATCTTATCAAGAAATGGATACCTCAAGAGCATATAATGGAGAATCCACACCTTGTACAGGAACAAGCATCCCTCCAGTCAAATTCTACAGAATACACATTGAGCAAATGGCATTGTCTTATATGACAAAATCAAATTCTCAAGCACACATGAGTACAAGATATTACTTGATCAAAAGAATCACTCAGTGAATGGGCAGGATCTGTGG
Proteins encoded in this window:
- the LOC121741848 gene encoding ATPase GET3B-like isoform X1, encoding MASLFTHMSKSLPHKHSSAKLSRSIQHLVSAYINSNPLTPSFQVAGFDEMVSSNQRKFYLLGGKGGVGKTSCAASLAVKLANQGHPTIVVSTDPAHSLSDSFDQNLTGGMLVPVQGVDSPLYALELNPEKAREELSSKGQHDEGAVRNVMDSMGLGGFAGMMGDLKLDELLETSPPGLDEIVAISKVMKFLDSPEYSEFRRIVFDTAPTGHTLRLLSLPDFLDASIGKMMKIKKKIASATAALKSAFGKGEPQQDDNDKLEQLRLSMGRVRDLFRDPETTEFVIVTIPTVMAVNESSRLCASLRKEMVPVNRLVVNQLLPPSASDCKFCSMRKTDQRRALDKIKKDPELAKLKLIESPLVDVEIRGVPALKFMGDMVWR
- the LOC121741848 gene encoding ATPase GET3B-like isoform X2, whose product is MASLFTHMSKSLPHKHSSAKLSRSIQHLVSAYINSNPLTPSFQGFDEMVSSNQRKFYLLGGKGGVGKTSCAASLAVKLANQGHPTIVVSTDPAHSLSDSFDQNLTGGMLVPVQGVDSPLYALELNPEKAREELSSKGQHDEGAVRNVMDSMGLGGFAGMMGDLKLDELLETSPPGLDEIVAISKVMKFLDSPEYSEFRRIVFDTAPTGHTLRLLSLPDFLDASIGKMMKIKKKIASATAALKSAFGKGEPQQDDNDKLEQLRLSMGRVRDLFRDPETTEFVIVTIPTVMAVNESSRLCASLRKEMVPVNRLVVNQLLPPSASDCKFCSMRKTDQRRALDKIKKDPELAKLKLIESPLVDVEIRGVPALKFMGDMVWR